CTCGAAAGGTTCCCACGGTCCATTTTTTATATGCTGATGAAGAATGTCATCTCTTTTTCATGTCAGTGCAGAGTATTGTATTGCCACAGACCCTACTAGCTAATAGCTATGTTGATGTTGTGTTACTTTATACTAGTTTTCAACAAAAGAATCAGTAAGATATTATTGATAAGGTACGGCTACTTGGGTGCATGGGGATGAATGATATGATCATGGTTACATAGAAATGagcattttcttttgttagtatagGAAGAGCAGATGCTTGTCTCGTAGTCGTAGGTAGTATGGACCATGCagccttttccttttgttttgttttgtgggtTGCTGCACTGCATGGTCCGTGAAGTGAACTTGTTGGAGGCACCTGAGCCAAGCACGGTGCATCCATGGGGAGCCAGAAATTGGAAGGGAAATATCCATAGATGGAGACGTTGTTGCCGTCGAGAACCATGAGGCAACCGGGGGGACGTAGCCGTCGTCCGAGTCACACTTAATACTTTGAGCAGCAGATTAACGCGGCTAGACGAGAAATTCCCAGAGAAATCAACAAGGCAGAGAAGGCATGCGAGTGACGAGAGATTTTCGAAAAGGCGAAGAAAAAGAATGTACCACCATGCGTGCGGGTAGAGAAGGAGAGATTGGATTTGTTTGGTCGTGGTTGGTGATGGCGGCGCGGCAGCGAGTGGTGGTGCTGGACTGGCCCACCCTAGAGAAAAGGAGGAGCGATCTGGATCGTCCGTCCGCCCATCACGCACCTTCATCCGTCGGTATAAGAATTGCTGCCACCCACGGCCCATCCGCGCATCCCACACGCCCCACCCCCATTCCGCCGCCTCCCTTCTCTCTTCTCCTCACTCCCTCTCGCCGCAGAGAAGATGGCGTCCGACGGCAGCGGCGTTGTCACGGTGTACGGCAGCGGCAACAACGGCGCCGGTACGCAGCTGGAGCCCAAGTCGTCCCCGTTCTCTGTCAAGGTGGGCCTGGCCCAGATGCTCCGCGGCGGCGTCATCATGGACGTCGTCAACGCCGAGCAGGCGCGCATCGCCGAGGAGGCCGGCGCCTGCGCCGTCATGGCGCTCGAGCGCGTCCCCGCCGACATCCGCGCCCAGGGCGGCGTCGCCCGCATGTCCGACCCGGGCCTCATCCGCGAAATCAAGCGCGCCGTCACCATCCCTGTCATGGCCAAGGCCCGCATCGGGCACTTCGTCGAGGCCCAGATCCTCGAGTCCATCGGCGTCGACTACGTGGACGAGAGCGAGGTCCTCACGCTCGCCGACGACGCCCACCACATCAACAAGCACAACTTCCGCGTCCCCTTCGTCTGCGGCTGCCGCAACCTGGGCGAGGCCCTCCGCCGCATCCGCGAGGGCGCCGCCATGATCCGCACCAAGGGCGAGGCCGGCACCGGCAATGTCATCGAGGCCGTCCGCCACGTCCGCTCCGTCATGGGCGACGTGCGTGCCCTCCGCAGCATGGACGACGACGAGGTATTCACCTATGCCAAGAGCATCGCCGCACCGTACGACCTCGTCATGCAGACCAAGCAGCTCGGCCGCCTGCCCGTCGTCCAGTTCGCCGCCGGCGGGGTCGCCACGCCGGCCGATGCGGCCCTCATGATGCAGCTCGGCTGCGACGGTGTCTTCGTCGGCTCCGGTGTCTTCAAGAGCGGCGACCCCGCGCGCCGCGCGCGCG
This region of Triticum aestivum cultivar Chinese Spring chromosome 2D, IWGSC CS RefSeq v2.1, whole genome shotgun sequence genomic DNA includes:
- the LOC123053005 gene encoding probable pyridoxal 5'-phosphate synthase subunit PDX1.1 encodes the protein MASDGSGVVTVYGSGNNGAGTQLEPKSSPFSVKVGLAQMLRGGVIMDVVNAEQARIAEEAGACAVMALERVPADIRAQGGVARMSDPGLIREIKRAVTIPVMAKARIGHFVEAQILESIGVDYVDESEVLTLADDAHHINKHNFRVPFVCGCRNLGEALRRIREGAAMIRTKGEAGTGNVIEAVRHVRSVMGDVRALRSMDDDEVFTYAKSIAAPYDLVMQTKQLGRLPVVQFAAGGVATPADAALMMQLGCDGVFVGSGVFKSGDPARRARAIVQAVTHYSDPNVLAEVSCDLGEAMVGINLSDPKVERFAARSE